The Mangifera indica cultivar Alphonso chromosome 8, CATAS_Mindica_2.1, whole genome shotgun sequence genome has a window encoding:
- the LOC123222569 gene encoding uncharacterized protein LOC123222569 translates to MEAKVEEALRAKEIAEKRFTEKDFAGAKNYALKAKTLCPGLEGIAQMVATYEVYFASEIKCNGEIDYYSILGVKPSANQDAVKNKYKKMAVLLHPDKNKCVGADGAFKLVSEAWTLLSDHAARFSYDLRRNKQVASGVVQTNLSSAYTTGITGHGNYSNLSTSHARTRLDTFWTVCTSCKVQYEYLRKYVNKRLSCKNCRGTFIAVETGTAPVNGSFPYCPWSYVSSKGYGSHGYDGVAYAPTNATIITGNGIAGFHSGHAYEYVSNVSFQWSSHSGTSTGIVTPNGSSAMSSNAGYQMNGHVNGAGSKVKSGSNGKHSISGSIEPSGSRSSRPDKRRKVVVSSSFRNGSEIASEANLVNGNAYNEHDHKLVHPTEPPNKRCSMAPAFDARKLLIEKARSEIWKQLKLMTLATKAAVVEEKSKALVDAGRSRDASKSADLFVPGYKSGSDKSGLVAITVPDPDFHDFDKDRSEECFKPKQIWAIYDEDDGMPRLYCLIRQVISTKPFKILITYLNSKTDSEFGSVNWVEFGFTKSCGHFRAWNSDVVDQVNIFSHLLRGEKAGRGGCIRIFPKCGEIWAVYRNWSRDWDRSTPDNVRHQYEMVEVLDDYSEELGVCVAPLIKLTGFKTVYQRNTDKNAIKWIPRREMLRFSHQVPSWLLQGETSNLPGKCWDLDPAATPDELLHAAKESNA, encoded by the coding sequence atggaagCTAAAGTAGAGGAGGCCCTTAGAGCAAAAGAAATCGCAGAGAAGCGATTCACAGAGAAAGATTTTGCAGGGGCtaaaaattatgcattaaaGGCTAAGACACTCTGTCCAGGCCTAGAGGGCATAGCTCAAATGGTGGCCACATATGAAGTTTATTTTGCTTCTGAGATTAAGTGTAATGGAGAAATTGATTATTATTCAATCCTTGGGGTGAAGCCTTCTGCTAATCAAGATGCAGTGAAGAATAAGTACAAGAAGATGGCAGTATTACTCCACCCTGATAAAAACAAATGTGTGGGAGCTGATGGAGCTTTCAAGCTTGTTTCTGAAGCATGGACTCTCTTGTCTGACCATGCTGCGAGATTCTCTTATGATCTCAGGAGAAATAAACAGGTGGCATCTGGAGTAGTTCAGACAAATTTATCATCAGCATATACTACTGGAATTACAGGACATGGCAATTACTCCAATTTATCGACTTCTCATGCTAGGACTAGGCTTGATACTTTCTGGACTGTTTGCACGTCTTGTAAAGTTCAGTATGAGTATCTCCGAAAGTATGTGAATAAGAGACTTTCCTGCAAGAACTGTCGTGGTACCTTCATTGCTGTGGAAACTGGGACAGCACCAGTGAATGGTTCGTTCCCATATTGCCCATGGTCATATGTGTCTTCTAAAGGATATGGAAGTCATGGATATGATGGTGTTGCATATGCCCCAACCAATGCTACAATTATTACTGGGAATGGAATTGCTGGATTTCATTCTGGACATGCATATGAGTATGTTTCAAATGTTTCATTTCAGTGGAGCTCACATTCTGGAACTTCTACTGGCATTGTCACTCCCAATGGATCATCTGCTATGTCCAGCAATGCTGGTTATCAGATGAATGGACATGTTAATGGTGCAGGATCTAAGGTTAAATCAGGCTCCAATGGGAAACATTCTATCTCCGGTTCTATTGAACCTTCAGGCTCAAGGTCCAGTAGACCTGATAAGAGAAGGAAGGTGGTTGTGTCATCCAGTTTCAGAAATGGGTCTGAAATTGCTTCTGAAGCTAACTTAGTTAATGGTAATGCATATAATGAGCACGATCACAAGCTTGTCCACCCAACTGAACCACCTAATAAACGCTGCTCAATGGCGCCTGCATTTGATGCTAGAAAACTGTTAATTGAGAAAGCAAGGTCTGAAATTTGGAAGCAGTTGAAGCTGATGACATTGGCTACAAAAGCTGCTGTGgtagaagaaaaatcaaaagcaCTGGTTGATGCTGGACGATCTAGGGATGCATCTAAAAGTGCAGATTTATTTGTTCCTGGTTATAAATCTGGGTCAGATAAAAGTGGATTGGTTGCAATAACAGTTCCTGACCCCGATTTCCATGACTTTGACAAAGATAGATCAGAAGAATGCTTCAAGCCAAAACAGATATGGGCCATTTATGATGAAGACGATGGCATGCCACGCTTGTATTGTCTAATTCGACAGGTTATCTCAACTAAGCCTTTTAAGATTCTCATAACCTACTTGAACTCCAAAACTGATAGTGAATTTGGTTCTGTGAATTGGGTGGAATTTGGGTTTACCAAATCTTGTGGACACTTCAGGGCTTGGAATTCTGATGTAGTTGACCAAGTCAACATTTTCTCTCATCTTCTTAGAGGAGAAAAGGCTGGCAGGGGAGGTTGTATTAGAATATTTCCTAAATGTGGGGAGATATGGGCTGTTTATCGGAACTGGTCACGAGATTGGGATAGATCTACACCAGATAATGTGAGGCACCAGTATGAGATGGTAGAGGTTCTTGATGATTACTCTGAGGAGCTTGGAGTTTGTGTTGCTCCCCTCATTAAACTGACAGGGTTCAAAACAGTTTATCAAAGGAATACTGATAAGAATGCTATCAAATGGATTCCCAGGAGAGAAATGTTACGGTTTTCACACCAGGTGCCATCTTGGCTACTTCAAGGGGAAACAAGTAATTTGCCAGGAAAATGTTGGGATTTGGACCCAGCTGCAACTCCAGACGAGCTGCTTCATGCTGCAAAAGAGTCAAATGCCTGA